A genomic segment from Chitinophaga flava encodes:
- a CDS encoding serine hydrolase domain-containing protein, whose translation MKKYFLSVIAVMLLAITSYAQQGLDPARTARIDDVINRHIQAGHIPGATALIIRHGQVVYNKAFGYADVASKKAMHTDNIFRIASQTKAITSLGVMILWEEGKFLLDDPVSKYIPAFAHPRVKVSFNPQDSSYTTRPATREITVRDLLRHTSGIAYAAVFSDPQMTAVYAKAGVVSGIGTVNSDLKTKINLLAQQPLQHDPGQAFTYGLNTDVLGYLIEIWSGQPLDVFLRQRVFEPLEMQDTWFHLPAGKQDRLATLYEEVNGKMVPVNHPIYEGVDPLFPKLHGTYLSGGAGLSATTADYAKFLSIYLHKGRYKNKSIIGPKTVELMLANQLAPGVNTSPLPEQPENFKFSLGGFNLETAENDYLMPFSKGSFGWGGAFNTHYWADPQEDLIALIFTQEYLSPYWNIGEEFKVATYQALTD comes from the coding sequence ATGAAAAAGTATTTCCTTTCCGTAATAGCCGTTATGCTTCTGGCCATTACATCCTATGCTCAACAGGGACTGGATCCTGCCCGCACTGCCCGTATCGACGATGTCATCAACCGCCATATACAGGCCGGGCATATCCCCGGTGCCACCGCCCTTATCATCCGTCATGGTCAGGTGGTATATAATAAAGCTTTCGGCTATGCAGATGTAGCTTCCAAAAAAGCGATGCATACAGACAACATCTTCCGCATCGCATCACAAACCAAAGCCATTACCAGCCTGGGTGTTATGATACTTTGGGAAGAAGGTAAATTTCTGCTCGACGATCCGGTGTCCAAATACATCCCGGCATTCGCGCATCCCCGTGTAAAAGTATCCTTCAATCCGCAGGACAGCAGCTACACTACCCGCCCGGCTACCCGTGAGATCACTGTTCGCGACCTGCTGCGCCATACTTCCGGCATCGCCTATGCAGCCGTTTTCAGCGATCCGCAAATGACCGCTGTCTATGCCAAAGCCGGCGTTGTTAGTGGTATCGGCACTGTCAACTCAGACCTGAAAACCAAAATCAACCTGCTGGCGCAACAGCCCTTACAGCACGATCCCGGCCAGGCCTTCACCTATGGCCTCAATACAGATGTACTGGGATACCTGATCGAAATATGGAGTGGGCAGCCACTGGATGTATTCCTCCGCCAGCGCGTGTTTGAGCCATTGGAGATGCAGGACACCTGGTTCCATCTGCCTGCGGGCAAACAGGACCGCCTGGCAACACTTTATGAAGAGGTGAACGGCAAAATGGTGCCAGTCAACCACCCCATCTATGAAGGAGTAGATCCATTGTTCCCAAAACTGCATGGCACCTACCTGTCTGGTGGCGCCGGACTTAGCGCCACCACAGCCGACTATGCAAAATTCCTCTCCATCTACCTGCACAAAGGCCGGTATAAAAACAAATCTATCATCGGCCCTAAAACAGTAGAACTGATGCTCGCCAACCAGCTGGCACCTGGTGTCAACACCTCTCCCTTGCCGGAACAACCTGAAAATTTCAAATTCAGTCTGGGAGGATTCAATCTGGAAACAGCTGAAAACGACTACCTGATGCCGTTCAGCAAAGGTTCCTTTGGCTGGGGTGGCGCCTTCAACACCCACTACTGGGCCGATCCACAGGAAGATCTGATCGCACTGATATTTACACAGGAATACCTCTCACCCTATTGGAACATCGGGGAAGAGTTTAAAGTAGCCACCTATCAGGCATTAACGGATTAA
- a CDS encoding lipid II:glycine glycyltransferase FemX: MYIDICKKEIRQVNKTAILQQTAYWSEVKSRQGWTSCAFDFKVPRQELFADAQQDRFEESDVLVILRQINDEHCIAYVPYGPETEPAAERQGVFLEELSESLRPFLPSQCILLRYDLAWQSHWSADEGYFDENGVWMGPPPKKIQELRFNYNTRNWNLKKANSDILPSNTIFMDLQKDEDLLLDRMKTKTRYNIQLARRKGVQVKAAGLENIDTWYNLYAQTCARNGIVQENISYFRTILTARANNSTSPADVEMLLAEVDGIPLAAMFLVVSGHRGTYLYGASSDTHRNFMGTYMLQWEAMRRAKRKGCTEYDFFGISPSPDPQHPLYGLYKFKGGFGGEIFHRMGCWDYPLQEAPYAAYTAAELNSKGYHR, encoded by the coding sequence ATGTATATTGACATTTGCAAAAAAGAGATCCGGCAGGTAAACAAAACTGCTATTCTGCAACAAACAGCTTATTGGTCTGAAGTAAAAAGCCGCCAGGGATGGACATCCTGTGCATTTGATTTTAAAGTACCACGACAAGAACTGTTTGCCGATGCACAACAGGATAGATTTGAAGAAAGCGATGTGCTAGTGATCCTGCGACAGATCAATGATGAACATTGTATCGCTTATGTGCCCTACGGCCCGGAAACAGAGCCGGCCGCAGAGCGCCAGGGTGTTTTTCTGGAAGAGCTCTCCGAGAGCCTGCGACCATTTCTCCCATCTCAGTGTATCCTCCTCCGTTATGACCTGGCCTGGCAGTCGCACTGGTCGGCCGATGAAGGGTATTTTGATGAAAACGGTGTGTGGATGGGCCCTCCGCCCAAAAAGATACAGGAACTCCGTTTTAATTATAATACCCGCAACTGGAATCTGAAGAAGGCCAACAGCGACATACTGCCTTCCAACACCATTTTTATGGACCTGCAGAAAGATGAAGACCTCCTGCTCGACAGAATGAAAACCAAAACCCGGTATAATATACAGCTGGCGCGGAGAAAAGGCGTGCAGGTAAAAGCTGCAGGACTGGAAAATATAGACACCTGGTACAACCTGTATGCGCAAACCTGCGCCCGCAATGGAATTGTACAGGAAAATATTAGTTACTTCCGGACCATCCTCACCGCCAGAGCCAATAATAGCACCTCTCCCGCCGATGTGGAGATGCTACTGGCAGAAGTAGATGGTATACCACTGGCTGCCATGTTCCTCGTCGTGTCCGGGCACCGTGGCACTTATCTCTACGGCGCCTCTTCCGATACCCATCGTAATTTTATGGGTACCTATATGCTGCAATGGGAGGCCATGCGCCGGGCTAAACGTAAAGGCTGTACGGAGTACGATTTCTTTGGCATCTCTCCTTCACCAGACCCGCAGCATCCGTTGTATGGTCTGTACAAGTTCAAAGGCGGCTTCGGTGGAGA